The Meriones unguiculatus strain TT.TT164.6M chromosome 19, Bangor_MerUng_6.1, whole genome shotgun sequence genomic interval GAGCCACTCTCTAAGTCCTATCCTTTACAGGGCTCAGATTTTGGAACTTTCTTTCAGTGGGTGCATgtccaatatttttctttttgaacacTAGGTAACCaaagtgatttctttaaaagtgaAACTAAACCTGGGAAACCTTGTAATTTGTGATGTTGTTTAATAGCCAAGTCCTGGGTTTATAATGGGCATCTTTGTCTAATTCAGAGGTGACGCTGGGGGGTGATTGGTGGTAGGACATCACAGACCACTGTGATTTCAAACTCTTGGCAGGTACATCTCCGTTCATGGATGCGCTAACAGCCAATGGGACAGCCACCATACAGACGTCTGTTACAGGAGTGACAGCTGGGAAAAGGAAATTTATTGACGACAGAAGAGACCAGCCTTTTGACAAGCGGTTGCGTTTCAGTGTGAGGCAGACAGAGAGCGCCTACAGATACAGAGATATTGTCGTCAGGAAGCAAGATGGCTTCACCCACATTTTGTTATCCACAAAATCATCAGAGAATAACTCTCTAAACCCAGAGGTGAGAGACACGCCCCAGACTGGTGTCCTGGCCTGCTTTGCTGAGTGACACTCTTCCTGATCTTTCTAAGCCTTCTGGGGATATGACAGATGCTTTGTGTCACACTTGTGGCCACAGTGACACATCCTAGGAGGAGGGTGCTAAGCAGCCACTCCATTCTCCTGCTTTGGGAACTGTGGCTTTAAAGTGGGGTGTGGTGGCTGCATCCTCCGTCTCTTCATCCCCCAGCCCCTACCCCAAGTCATCTGTAGACCATGGGCTCAGCAACCTTATGGCCTCCGTAAAGTCACATGGAAATGTATATACATGGGCTCTGCATTAGCTCACATACATCAGAATCTTGACGAGTTCTTTGTTCAGACCAGATAGAAGTACCCTGGGTCTTAGTCCCTTTCAAGACTCTTGGCTGTCATCCTGCTTTAAGGGTGCCATCAGCATTGTTGCAGACACATGTCCTTGTCAGGACGTAGTAATAGATGAGGGAGCTTTCAGTGACCCAAGGTAACTAACGTGCTCACAAAGTTTGGGAACCAGTTCTGTGACGGCTCTAGAATCCAGTGTGATTGTACTGCATTATACCTCACAGAGGTTTGCATTCTGGTGGTTGCTTCTTTGCCAGCGTGCACATCTTGGGCAAGTAGGTATCTGGCCAGAATCACAAAAGGCTGCTCCTTGGTCGGCCTTTGGACTGCAGGGTGCCTTGGTTAGTTACGTTAAAATGCCTCACGAAGGTCCGCTCAAGTGGCGTGTGCGCAGTGGTGCGTCCCCACTCAGCGCACTTACACAGCACTTTAGTGTCTTCGTTGTGTTAGGTTGCTGAGAAGAACAGCCCAAACCCCAGAACCAAACTCCTTTCTTGAAACTGGCTGAATATGCCACCTGCTGTCCAAacaagaaattccagaagatacCTGTGTGGCTTGCCTTGTCTGCTGAGATCCGCCCACGGTGGGTGTGGACCAACCAGGCCACTGATGTTTATAATTTGCCGTGTACTTGTATTTCTGCTTCATCTCTGGCACCGTAACCCCTGGTTATAGAAAACATGAAGCGTGCTCAGTGTTTACAGTCACAGTGGGTGAGGCAAACCACATCAACATGGAGGTGCGTTGATTTCAGACCTGAACTGTCCCATTAAGGAgtgctttgtttaaaaaaaaaaaaaaaaaatgctttgtagGATTCTGTGCCCAGAGTGCTCTTGACCACTTGGGTTTGTGGTGACTTCCAGGTGATGAAAGAAGTTCAGAGCGCCCTGAGCACAGCCGCGGCCGACGACAGTAAGCTGGTGCTGCTCAGCGCTGTGGGCAGCGTCTTCTGTTGTGGTctggactttatttattttatacggCGCCTCACAGacgacaggaagagagaaagcacTAAGATGGCAGATGCTATCAGGTATGTACAAATGGGGGTTTCCAGCCAGCCACTGGGGTCCAGAGGGTCTTTGAGAGAACAAGCCTCATGGAAAGTGTACATGTCTTCTGAAAGGCACGTAGCAAGATTAATAGGCAATGATACCTCCCTTGCACAGGTCACTGAATtcaggcctggcttgagctcgGAATTTGGGGCCTGCTGTGATGATTTAGCCTGCTGTGTATCTGTGCTGTATATTGTCTCTCAAACAATAGCATGCCGATGGCCGTGCTCGCAAGCTGTCCAGCTTTGTGACAGACAGTTCCATAAGATCACACGGTGAATGTGGTTCTTTCATAATGTTCTCCCCAATTTCCTTCCAACTacacagaaaagtaaataatGCAATTAAAAGTCCCATTTTCTTATACTCATCCAGAAAATGTACTATTTAGTTGCATGTGTTTCCAGCctgttgtaaatatttttaattttttaaatgatgattAAAAGCTGTATTTTCAGACAAGTACATTGTAAAGTGGCTAGATCACCTGAGTTGTCCCTCACACTTCTGTGATGagaacttgaagaaaaaaaaattttctttttttttgagacagggtcttgctgaaTCCTGCTTCAGCCTGCCAAGTCCTGCGATTATATCCAGGCCACTAGCATGCCTGGCTTGAAATCCACTTTCTCAAAAGTTTTCAAGTCTACAGCATAATCAACATGCCCTTCTCAACCTAAGCATTTTAATCTATGTCCGTACAAGTAATACAAATTTAGTTTTGGATTCTGTTACTTGGcaatttcttttagttttgttgttgttgttgttgttgttgtttaatgtcACATTACCAATGTGGAGCTACATCCATTCCCCCGGTTGGTATTTTCACTGTATCCTAATAGTTCAGAAGCCATCCTTAGACCCTTCACATCTCGATGTAAGCAAAGCACATTTCCTTTACCTTGCTGACCACTGCAGCTAAAAGTAAGAGTGTCTTAATTTTTTAGAGGTGAGTTTGGTTTGTGAGGCCATCCACCAACCCGGAAGGTCTCTATTTCCCTGCCCACTTCTCTAGAAGGACATTGTCCTCAAGTGAGCCCCTGGGACCCTTTTGTGTCTACCTTTCTCATTTTAGCAGATCGAAAATTGAAAGACTGGCAGGTGTGCAGGTGCAGTAAAGTAGTTTGGACCTTCTCTCAAACTCCCAGGTCCTTGTAGAGCTGGAGCTGAGATTCTGAAAGGTTACAACTCAGCGTTACCCCATGGCACTCCTGGTCTCCTCTACGCCCCCAGGCGACACACACAGGGTGGAGTGGGGTTTTGTTCAGTTTTCTGTGTTGGAGCCTCTGGAGTATGACAGATCCCCCAAATGGTTCTCACAGATACTGCTTCCAGGCCCTGGAATTACGAGGCATCGCTTTGGCCTTACGTAACCTTCATCACTTTCAAAATTAACAGACACCTGGATGAAGGAGGCTCCCCACCTTCTGTTCTAAGAGCATCCAACCCGTGGGCTACACGCAGGCAGCCAAGGATAGCTGTGAATGTGACCAGCGCAAAATCATAAGCTTACTTAAAACTTAGTTTTTTTTAAGAACTTCATTGTATAGTTCTCAGACACGAAACTTGCACAAGTATCCTGTTGCAGTGTAAAAGGATTGACTGTGCCTGCTGGCTGTCTTTCTGAGTGTGATCATAGCCTGATCAGTTTTTTCCTCAGAATTTTGAAATTGTATAATATTACTAAATATTCAGAATTTTTGATCTCCTAAATATTTTTCAGGCTTGTGGTATAGTAGTAGGTGGCACATTCTTCTTTTTCAGTTGGAAATTAAGTTGTTTGCTTAATGTGCCTAAGTCCCTGACAGATTGTCAGTACCTATGAAACAACTGTATAGCGGTATGACACACTTACCAGCTGTGCCACTGAGGCTCTGCTCCAAGACAACTTTAGGTGTTCCTCACACTTGGCCTCCATTTGGGATCAGTGGGCATGAACTTGAGATTGATTTTTACCCAAATATGGCAGCTTTGAGTATTTTTCCATGTGTTCACATTGGATCTACACAGAAAAATGTGTGCTCTGATAGCCCTGGCCcagtagaaattaaataaaaactaacaaaaaagtaTATGTTCTAATAGCCCTTGcccaggttttaaaaaaaattaaataaattaaattaaaaatatagagcTCACCAGCCAGTGTCTCAAAGTTTGGCTCCTTTTTCCAGGTGCACTTTCCTTGAGCTCCTCATGTGAATCTTCCTGAGGCTCTCTCCCTCCAGTGTTGAGTTACACTGGACAGCAGCTGTTGGgattagaaaaacagaaagaaaagcattGAGACAGATTCAAATAATCTCATTTCCTAAACGTATTaagtaattttaaatgtttattttctttttgttttccaccCTCCACATGTCTGTCATAAACAGCCAAATCCTACTTCAGCAAAACATACCTGTGTCTTGAAGCAAATACATTCTTGTTGATAGGAGTTTTTCTTGCTATACTTTAGCAGGTCAAGTAAACAGTGAGTCACGCCACATTCAGTTAGCTCGTGTGTATTTGCTTCTGTGGTATCCCTTGTCTCAGATCCCTTAAAACTGTGAGGCAAAGGGACTTCGTTGTGAGTTTGTAAAAATGAGACCGGGGAAGATTGAGTTAAACACTGGTTGTCCATTGTCACACCTTGCTGGTGCTAGCCACTTTGCAGATGTGTTATAATGAAGTGTCCAGGACACTAAAAATAAAGGCTCAAGGACCGGGAGTCTACTCACAGCTGGCACCTCTTCTTCTGTTTAACTCAGCTGAATAAGGGCAGCAAATTGTCTGGTAACAATTCTAGATCCTCATTGCTCCACTTTGTCCAAACAGCCCCCAGCCTTATGTGAGATTATCTAGCGTTTTGATACCAAATTAGTAAATGTTCTTCCCAGCAGGAATTTTGCTTAATGCCAAGTCTTTCCAAAAGAAATAGGCAGCTCCTTCCTCTGACACTGGCTCTTCAGGGGCCCTGGCCTGAGGAGAGTCAGTGCCTCCCCTTAGGGAGCATTGTATCTTGACTTGATGCTCGCAAGACTAATCCTTCACGGCCCTGAGAAGTTTGTGCTAGAAAGGATGCTGTCAGATTTtgggattttctgtgtggcctttgtCTCTATCTGTTATCTCAGTTGACACATCAGAGCGGTTAGTTCCCGATAAAAAGGGGAAAGCGTTCCAGACTAGAATTCTGACCCTTCCAGAAAGAGCCATCATTTCAGCTGAAGTTACTCCAAGCAACAATAAagtcttaagatttttttttccccataagactttagaaacaaacaaacaaagacttcagaaacaggttttttttttttaatgtaaactgGTATAGCAGTATTAAACAAACTATAAATCCTTATATTATTTCTCTGTAGAATTATTTTACCATTCGGATCATTCTTTTCACATTAATTACCATCCCGTTGTGGTTTCTAGATCTCGGCACTATGGCGGCGCTCTCGGTATGTGGAGTACATATTGTAAGAATATCTGCTCCGTGTCATGGAAACCACGATTTTAGCAGTCACCTTTCCAAAAGGTGTCAGGGACAGCATAGGCCGTGGAGTCCCAACCCAGGTTACTGACCCTCAATCCCCAGAAGGCAATAAGATTGTGCCTGCAGCACCAGCCTGCTCAGAGGTTGCCTGGCTCTCTTCCTATAGCAAGCCCCACTGTGGTCTTTCTAACGGCTCCTCGGGCTTTCTCATCTAGGAACCCTTAGTGCAGACCATTTATTTGAATGACTTAATTCTTGTCAAGTCAGAAATCCCATAAACTTTGAATATCTTCTGCTCAGCCTGGAGGCAGCCTGGTGGCAAGCTGCTGAACTCTGCAGTCCTTCGTTGGGTCACCTCCCTAGGCTTAGGGACAACCTAAACTACTGGTATTATGATTTTCAGAGATGTGAGCTCACTGCTCCAGTGTTTTAAATTGTTGAGTTATGGAAAACACTTTGTTGGCTCTTTACAGTGCTAAGAGTTAGGCCCAGGTTTAGAATCCAGTCATGAATAGCTCTAGGACCTTCCATTATGGCTCATCCTGCCTGCGAGGGACTCCGGTCTACATTTGGTTCTTTgcctttgctccaccatgttaAATCGTAACAAGGAGCCATCTCCGAACACATAGCCAGCTTCCAGGTGTTTTTCCCCATCCGAAAACTGACTTGCTTTTCCATCCTGAGCCTGACGCAAGCCCTCAGGTAGCATTGGCTCTGTTTACTGGGCATGCACTTGCGCAGTAAGGGCACTGCTGTCCTTTGAGCTCCTGCTGCAGTCGGATCTCCTTTGCCAGTCCGGTGTCTCAAACCACCCAGTCTCTATCTCCCGGCAGTCACTCAGTGTAGTTCAGGATAAATTCACGTTATTGCCAGCTAACCATGGTCAGAAGTCACGTACCAGGGCTGGGTCTGACCCCACGCTTTCTGATTCCTAGCCCACTATTGTTCACTCAACTTCAGACATTCTTGGTGTGTCCCAAACCAAACTTCGTCAGAATCACTCCTTGGTTGGTCATGAGCCCTGAAATGCGGTTGGACTCCAGCAAGATGTACTGGGTAGAAAGCCCTACCAACTACAGGCCCAGACTTTGTGGCAGCGCCTTTCTGCCAGGCTGTTTTTAAGCCGTACATACAGCATACAGCAAATAAACCCATGGCCCACAGCTTGAGAGAGCACCTTAAGCAAATCTCATCTCTTAATGATTTTCGTAGAGTTTACATCTTGGTAAATTGAATTCCATGATAGACTTTTTTCATCTGCTCAAATTATGCAATGTTTTCAGTAATTCcccatttatttttcattttagaaacTTCGTGAATACTTTCATTCAGTTTAAGAAGCCTATTATTGTAGCAGTTAATGGCCCAGCCATTGGACTAGGAGCATCCATATTGCCTCTTTGTGATGTGGTTTGGGCTAACGAAAAAGCTTGGTTTCAAACACCCTATACCACCTTCGGACAGAGTCCAGATGGCTGCTCTACCGTTATGTTTCCCAAGATTATGGGAGGAGCATCTGTGAGTACCATTTAAAACAAACTCATTCTAGAAGCCGTCCTGAGGAGATCTAGCTTGGTTGTTGTTGTACATGATGTATGTAGTGTGCCATTCTGTGGGGCCTTCCCATACCAGCTATACAAACAGTTCGGTTTGCTTCATGAAATGCCACGAACTCTGTGCTGTTTGTTGTGCACCATTCC includes:
- the Cdyl gene encoding chromodomain Y-like protein isoform X2 — its product is MDALTANGTATIQTSVTGVTAGKRKFIDDRRDQPFDKRLRFSVRQTESAYRYRDIVVRKQDGFTHILLSTKSSENNSLNPEVMKEVQSALSTAAADDSKLVLLSAVGSVFCCGLDFIYFIRRLTDDRKRESTKMADAIRNFVNTFIQFKKPIIVAVNGPAIGLGASILPLCDVVWANEKAWFQTPYTTFGQSPDGCSTVMFPKIMGGASANEMLLSGRKLTAQEACGKGLVSQVFWPGTFTQEVMVRIKELVSCNPVVLEESKALVRCNMKMELEQANERECEVLKKIWGSAQGMDSMLKYLQRKIDEF